The proteins below are encoded in one region of Mangifera indica cultivar Alphonso chromosome 7, CATAS_Mindica_2.1, whole genome shotgun sequence:
- the LOC123220940 gene encoding photosynthetic NDH subunit of subcomplex B 5, chloroplastic → MAVCSSSSLSVFSPNSLPKTSYNSEPSVINVKPSKASYNIRPCANSCSRRGFRKLNAGGELHFIEPDLNEDPVDRWATPGISPEDFIYGEYDGHHTFFETDDRGSFWGQIAEDIRAVEPPTGFQGFISWAFLPAVAAAMYFNVPGDYLFIGAALFVTIFTIIQMDKPAKPHNFEPEIYNMERGARDKLINAYNTMNKWEFNEKYGHLWDFTQKMDEKTIRELMSSDE, encoded by the exons ATGGCAGTTTGTTCATCTTCATCGCTCTCTGTTTTCTCACCCAATTCACTTCCCAAAACCAGTTATAACTCTGAGCCCTCTGTAATCAATGTCAAACCAAGCAAAGCTTCTTATAATATCCGACCGTGCGCAAATTCCTGTAGTCGAAGGGGGTTCAGGAAGTTGAATGCGGGTGGGGAGCTGCATTTCATCGAGCCAGACCTCAACGAAGACCCGGTTGACCGTTGGGCCACTCCTGGTATCAGCCCT GAAGATTTTATATATGGAGAGTATGATGGACACCATACTTTCTTCGAAACCGATGACAGAG GATCGTTTTGGGGGCAAATTGCTGAAGACATTAGGGCCGTAGAACCGCCAACAGGCTTTCAAG GATTTATATCATGGGCTTTCCTCCCTGCAGTTGCTGCAGCAATGTATTTCAACGTTCCG GGGGATTACTTGTTCATTGGAGCGGCTTTGTTTGTTACAATTTTCACAATAATTCAGATGGATAAGCCGGCCAAACCCCACAACTTTGAGCCCGAGATATACAATATGGAAAGGGGAGCTCGTGACAAGTTAATCAATGCCTATAACACCATGAACAAGTGGGAATTCAATGAGAAATATGGACACCTCTGGGATTTCACTCAGAAGATGGACGAAAAGACAATTAGAGAGTTAATGTCCTCTGATGAATAG